The following coding sequences are from one Nilaparvata lugens isolate BPH chromosome 6, ASM1435652v1, whole genome shotgun sequence window:
- the LOC120351999 gene encoding uncharacterized protein LOC120351999, translated as MLKLSNILECQKNGKDTSWWNPEIDTILKGKKRLFKQWQCSKTPEDRERCKLEYAIAKKAAKRVVAQVKALSNENFYAKIETTKEAQKIFKIAKQRHYNCQDINMVKFIKNEEGQLLTDDEVIEKRWKEYYSQLLNETFPSEELQPAQPTIGPIPSVTLEEVGLALQEMSNNKATEPDGIPVEVWKKLDRMGLL; from the exons atgctcaaa CTAAGCAACATCTTGGAGTGTCAAAAGAATGGCAAGGATACTAGCTGGTGGAATCCAGAAATAGATACTATTTTGAAGGGGAAAAAACGTCTCTTTAAACAATGGCAGTGCAGCAAAACACCAGAAGATAGAGAAAGGTGCAAGCTTGAGTATGCTATAGCCAAGAAAGCGGCAAAAAGAGTGGTGGCACAGGTGAAGGCGCTTTCAAACGAGAACTTCTATGCAAAGATTGAGACAACTAAAGAAgctcaaaaaatattcaaaattgccAAACAGAGACATTACAACTGTCAGGATATTAACATggttaaatttataaaaaatgaggaAGGTCAACTTCTCACTGATGATGAggtcatagagaaaagatggaAGGAATACTATAGTCAGCTCCTTAATGAAACATTTCCAAGTGAAGAACTGCAGCCAGCTCAGCCAACAATCGGGccaattccatctgtaacctTGGAAGAGGTTGGTCTGGCTCTCCAGGAAATGAGTAACAACAAAGCCACAGAACCAGATGGAATTCCAGTGGAAGTGTGGAAGAAGTTGGATAGGATGGGATTGCTTTAA